A genomic stretch from Physeter macrocephalus isolate SW-GA chromosome 12, ASM283717v5, whole genome shotgun sequence includes:
- the MCFD2 gene encoding multiple coagulation factor deficiency protein 2 — protein sequence MRSLQLLRTPFLCALLWAFCALGARAEEPGASFSHPGSVGLDKSTVHDQEHIMEHLEGVVNKPEAEMSPQELQLHYFKMHDYDGNNLLDGLELSTAITHVHKEEGNEQTPMNEDELINLIDGVLRDDDKNNDGYIDYAEFAKSLQ from the exons ATGAGATCTCTGCAGCTGCTCAGAACCCCCTTCCTGTGCGCCCTGCTCTGGGCCTTTTGTGCCCTGGGTGCCAGGGCCGAGGAGCCCGGGGCCAGCTTCTCCCATCCCGGCAGCGTGGGCCTGGATAAGAGCACAGTGCATGACCAAGA GCATATCATGGAGCATCTAGAAGGTGTCGTCAACAAACCAGAGGCAGAGATGTCCCCACAAGAACTGCAGCTCCATTATTTCAAAATGCATGATTATGACGGCAATAATTTGCTTGACGGCCTAGAACTCTCCACAGCCATCACTCATGTCCATAAGGAG GAAGGGAATGAACAGACACCAATGAACGAAGATGAACTGATCAACTTAATAGATGGTGTTTTGAGAGACGATGACAAGAACAATGACGGATACATTGACTATGCCGAGTTCGCAAAATCACTACAGTAG